From a single Elusimicrobiota bacterium genomic region:
- the gatC gene encoding Asp-tRNA(Asn)/Glu-tRNA(Gln) amidotransferase subunit GatC: MSLTEKEVNHVARLARLALTDEERARYLGQLGRILDHIQTLSKYETQTTSATTHVIPLANVWREDEARLFPNPSSILDNAPDREESYFKVKKVIE, encoded by the coding sequence ATGTCTCTGACTGAAAAAGAAGTGAACCATGTGGCGCGCCTGGCCCGCCTGGCTTTGACCGACGAGGAACGGGCCCGTTATTTGGGGCAATTGGGGCGGATTTTGGATCACATCCAAACCCTTTCTAAATACGAAACTCAAACGACATCGGCGACCACCCACGTGATCCCCCTCGCCAATGTTTGGCGTGAGGATGAGGCTCGGTTGTTTCCCAATCCTTCTTCCATTTTAGACAACGCGCCGGATCGGGAAGAGTCCTACTTTAAAGTGAAGAAGGTGATCGAGTGA